Below is a genomic region from Vulgatibacter sp..
GCCGAGCTCCATCCCCTCGGGGAGGCCGTCGCCGACCAGCGCCAGCTCCAGCGCAGCCGCGGGGGCGCCGGCGGGCTCGCTCCCCACCGAAACGAAGGCGGCCGATCCGAATTGCGCGAGCGAATCGCGCACCACCAGCCCCTCCTCACCCTCGTCGCTGCGCCAGCTCCCCGGCGCGTCGACGGCGAGGCCGCGCTCCGGGCTCTCGATCGCCGTGAAGCGCTGGCTGGCGAGCAGCGCGGCGAGGGAGGCGACGATCACGAGGCCGGCGACCACCGCGGTGAGCCTGGCGAAGGCTCCTTCCCTCCCCTGCCACGGCCGCAGGACCCAGCCCACCGCGAGGCCCGCGGCGAAGCCGCCGATGTGGCCCAGCCAATCGATGCCTGGGACGGCGAAGGTGTAGACCAGCATGAAGGCGGACCAGACGAGCAGCTGCTTGAGCAGCTGCTTGCCCATCGGCGTCAGCCGCTCGCGATGCCGGAGGAAGAAGGCGACGAGCGCCCCCTCGAGACCGAAGAGCGCCCCGGAGGCGCCGGCGCTGATCTTGGTGGAGAGGAGGGTGAGGGCCGAGCCGGCGACGCCGGTGAAGACGAAGAGCGACAAGGTGGTGAACTTGCCGAAGGTCACCTCGCTGAGGCGGCCGAGCTGGAAGAGGGCCCAACCGTTCATGAGGAGGTGGACGAAGCCGATGTGGAGGAGCGTGGCGGTGACGAGGCGGAACCACTGCCCGTCGAAGACGAGCGGCGGGTAGTTCGCTCCCAGCTGCAGCAGCACCAGCGACTCGGTGGAGCCGCCGCGCAGCTCCTCGAGGAGGAAGAGCGCGGCGATCAGGGCGAGCAGGCCGCTGGTCACCGGGAAGCGGCCGAGGC
It encodes:
- a CDS encoding rhomboid family intramembrane serine protease, producing MRATDPQRLGLGRFPVTSGLLALIAALFLLEELRGGSTESLVLLQLGANYPPLVFDGQWFRLVTATLLHIGFVHLLMNGWALFQLGRLSEVTFGKFTTLSLFVFTGVAGSALTLLSTKISAGASGALFGLEGALVAFFLRHRERLTPMGKQLLKQLLVWSAFMLVYTFAVPGIDWLGHIGGFAAGLAVGWVLRPWQGREGAFARLTAVVAGLVIVASLAALLASQRFTAIESPERGLAVDAPGSWRSDEGEEGLVVRDSLAQFGSAAFVSVGSEPAGAPAAALELALVGDGLPEGMELGPEPRQVGDWLRQTFVWKLPGGELAGFAQTRCDAGGCLVVLAGAQGDRYGEYFPLLDRIAASARRLPPAAGPAPR